A single region of the Paraburkholderia sprentiae WSM5005 genome encodes:
- a CDS encoding glycosyltransferase family 2 protein: MIKFAPCIVIPIYNHKDAIGATVAHLTVHGLPMFVVDDGSDEPTQQVLAGLARQYAGQMTLLRLPENGGKGAAVMAGLRAARAAGYTHALQIDADGQHDAADVPRFIDAARTDPAAVILGRPVYDDSVPKARLYGRYLTHVWVWIETLSLTIRDSMCGFRLYPLALACELIDSVQLPTRMDFDIEILVRLYWRRAAFRSIATRVTYASDGVSHFDVLWDNVRISRSHTRLVFGMLSRLPMLLAHKVMPRRGAVADDTDEARPEAWWRIAERGSHLGMSLLALSCKLFGRRFTALWLHPIVAYFLLTGRAARAASGNYFARLNAVAPSADTPRPGWLSAYRHMLAFAQSGFDKLAAWSGRVNETDVTFDDPSAFEALIASGNGALVIGAHLGNLEMMRALAVRGEHAKVTAVVYTEHARRFNRVLASSNRDFARHLLEVGDFGPETAVLMQQRIDAGELLVIVGDRVPAREAGRTTDAQFLGASAPFAQGPYVLAHALGCPVYLFFCLKERDGYRIYFEPFAERIELPRRERAQHLAAWAQRYALRLEHYCRKAPYQWFNFFDFWASPKRGANGRT; this comes from the coding sequence ATGATCAAGTTCGCGCCCTGCATCGTCATTCCGATCTACAACCACAAGGACGCGATCGGCGCGACCGTCGCGCATCTCACGGTGCACGGCCTGCCGATGTTCGTCGTCGACGACGGCAGCGACGAGCCGACCCAGCAGGTGCTCGCCGGGCTCGCGCGGCAGTACGCCGGACAGATGACGCTGCTGCGTCTGCCCGAAAACGGCGGCAAGGGGGCGGCGGTGATGGCGGGCCTGCGCGCGGCGCGCGCCGCGGGCTACACGCATGCGCTGCAGATCGACGCCGACGGCCAGCACGACGCGGCTGACGTGCCGCGCTTCATCGATGCGGCGCGCACTGACCCCGCTGCGGTGATTCTCGGCCGTCCGGTCTATGACGACAGCGTGCCGAAGGCACGTCTGTACGGCCGCTATCTGACCCACGTGTGGGTGTGGATCGAGACGCTGTCGCTGACGATCCGCGATTCGATGTGCGGCTTTCGTCTGTATCCGCTCGCGCTCGCGTGCGAGCTGATCGACAGCGTGCAGCTGCCGACGCGCATGGACTTCGACATCGAGATCCTCGTGCGTCTGTACTGGCGGCGCGCTGCGTTCCGCTCGATCGCGACGCGCGTGACCTATGCGTCCGACGGCGTGTCGCATTTCGACGTGCTGTGGGACAACGTGCGCATCAGCCGCAGCCATACGCGGCTCGTGTTCGGCATGCTGTCGCGCCTGCCGATGCTGCTCGCGCACAAGGTTATGCCGCGCCGTGGCGCGGTGGCCGACGACACCGATGAAGCCCGGCCCGAGGCATGGTGGCGTATCGCCGAACGCGGCAGCCACCTCGGCATGAGCCTGCTCGCGCTCAGCTGCAAGCTGTTCGGGCGCCGCTTCACCGCGCTGTGGCTGCATCCGATCGTCGCGTATTTTCTGCTGACGGGCCGCGCCGCGCGCGCCGCGTCGGGCAACTACTTCGCGCGTCTGAACGCGGTGGCGCCGTCGGCGGATACGCCGCGTCCGGGCTGGCTGTCCGCGTATCGCCATATGCTCGCGTTCGCGCAGTCGGGCTTCGACAAGCTCGCCGCGTGGAGCGGCCGCGTCAACGAAACCGATGTGACCTTCGACGATCCTTCGGCGTTCGAAGCATTGATCGCGAGCGGCAACGGTGCGCTCGTGATCGGCGCGCACCTCGGCAATCTGGAGATGATGCGCGCGCTCGCCGTGCGCGGTGAGCACGCGAAGGTCACGGCGGTCGTCTACACCGAGCACGCGCGCCGCTTCAATCGCGTGCTGGCGTCGTCGAATCGCGACTTCGCGCGGCATTTGCTCGAGGTCGGCGACTTCGGTCCCGAAACCGCGGTGCTGATGCAGCAGCGTATCGATGCGGGCGAGCTGCTGGTGATCGTCGGCGATCGGGTGCCGGCGCGCGAAGCGGGACGCACCACCGACGCGCAGTTTCTCGGCGCGAGCGCGCCGTTCGCGCAAGGGCCGTACGTGCTCGCACATGCGCTCGGCTGTCCGGTCTACCTGTTTTTCTGCCTGAAGGAACGCGACGGCTATCGCATCTACTTTGAGCCGTTCGCCGAGCGCATCGAGCTGCCGCGGCGCGAACGCGCGCAGCATCTGGCCGCGTGGGCGCAACGCTACGCGCTGCGCCTCGAACACTATTGCCGCAAGGCACCTTATCAATGGTTCAACTTCTTCGATTTCTGGGCCAGCCCCAAGCGAGGCGCGAATGGCCGAACATGA
- a CDS encoding beta-ketoacyl-[acyl-carrier-protein] synthase family protein, giving the protein MNAPSVYLHALGMINALGDDVDEIVPALAAARSRGMGNVHTGIGDAFVGSVLAPLDLAPRADLARYDCRNNRLLLAALAQIAPAIEAARERYGPERIGVVLGTSTSGIEAAETAFVYHAQAGELPGSFNYRQMEIGTAAPFAAAALDLQGPAFTISTACTSSAKAFASARRLLQLRLCDAVVVGGVDSLCELTVQGFASLESTSRLRTNPMSRNRCGINVGEGAAVFLMSRDEAAVRLAGLGESSDAHHISAPDPHGVGGEIALREALADAGIAASAVGYVNLHATATQKNDDMEAHLMARVFPDGVAASGTKPLTGHQLGAAGATEVGFAWLTLARENATLPPHLWDGEVDPALPALDLVDGARYLPRGTATQYAMSNSFAFGGSNVSLILAR; this is encoded by the coding sequence ATGAACGCGCCATCAGTTTATTTGCACGCGCTCGGCATGATCAACGCGCTCGGCGACGACGTCGACGAGATCGTGCCGGCGCTCGCGGCCGCGCGCTCGCGCGGCATGGGCAACGTGCATACCGGCATCGGCGATGCGTTTGTCGGCAGCGTGCTTGCGCCGCTCGATCTCGCGCCGCGCGCCGATCTCGCGCGCTACGACTGCCGCAACAACCGGCTGCTGCTCGCGGCGCTCGCGCAGATCGCGCCCGCGATCGAAGCCGCGCGCGAGCGCTACGGCCCTGAGCGCATCGGCGTCGTGCTTGGCACCAGCACGTCGGGCATCGAGGCGGCCGAGACCGCGTTCGTCTATCACGCGCAAGCCGGCGAATTGCCGGGCAGCTTCAATTACCGGCAGATGGAAATCGGCACCGCCGCGCCATTCGCGGCCGCCGCGCTCGACCTGCAGGGGCCGGCGTTCACGATTTCGACCGCCTGCACGTCGAGTGCCAAGGCGTTTGCGTCGGCGCGTCGGCTGCTGCAATTGCGGTTATGCGATGCGGTTGTCGTCGGTGGCGTCGATTCGCTCTGCGAGTTGACCGTGCAGGGCTTTGCGTCGCTCGAATCGACCAGCCGCTTGCGCACCAATCCGATGAGCCGCAACCGTTGCGGCATCAACGTCGGTGAGGGCGCGGCCGTGTTCCTGATGAGTCGCGACGAAGCGGCGGTGCGGCTCGCGGGTCTCGGCGAATCGAGCGACGCGCATCATATTTCGGCGCCGGACCCGCACGGCGTCGGCGGCGAAATCGCGTTGCGCGAGGCGCTGGCGGACGCGGGCATCGCGGCGTCGGCGGTGGGCTATGTGAATCTGCACGCGACCGCCACGCAGAAGAACGACGACATGGAAGCGCATCTGATGGCGCGCGTATTCCCCGACGGCGTCGCCGCGAGCGGCACCAAGCCGCTCACCGGCCACCAGCTCGGCGCGGCCGGCGCGACCGAAGTGGGCTTCGCGTGGCTCACGCTCGCGCGCGAGAACGCGACGTTGCCGCCGCATCTGTGGGACGGCGAGGTCGATCCCGCGCTGCCCGCGCTCGACCTCGTCGACGGCGCGCGCTATCTGCCGCGCGGCACGGCCACGCAGTACGCAATGAGCAACTCGTTCGCATTCGGCGGCAGCAATGTCAGCCTGATTCTGGCCCGGTAA
- a CDS encoding hotdog family protein has translation MTTSLLTDAQLARQPIEAMIPHRGSMLLLDAIDSFADTTLSAFANVDPHAWYADAAGAMPAWIGIEVMAQAIAAHVALIAMRAGGQARAGVLLGSRSYRALQPAFRSGARLRVQVSELLRSEAGHGAYECTLDDDGGVRCAEAVIKVFQPPDFQSFIEGSVSS, from the coding sequence ATGACGACTTCTCTGCTGACCGACGCGCAACTCGCGCGGCAACCGATCGAGGCGATGATCCCGCATCGCGGCAGCATGCTGCTGCTCGATGCGATCGACAGCTTCGCCGACACCACGTTGAGCGCGTTCGCCAACGTCGACCCGCATGCATGGTATGCGGATGCCGCCGGCGCGATGCCCGCATGGATCGGCATCGAGGTGATGGCGCAAGCGATCGCCGCGCACGTCGCGCTCATCGCGATGCGCGCCGGCGGCCAGGCCCGTGCCGGCGTGCTGCTCGGCTCGCGCAGCTATCGGGCGCTGCAACCGGCGTTCCGAAGCGGCGCGCGTTTGCGCGTTCAGGTGAGCGAACTGCTTCGCAGCGAAGCAGGCCACGGCGCCTACGAATGCACGCTCGACGACGACGGCGGCGTGCGCTGCGCAGAAGCCGTGATCAAGGTGTTTCAACCGCCCGATTTTCAGTCATTCATCGAAGGGAGTGTCAGTTCATGA
- a CDS encoding MMPL family transporter — protein MAVPQQRAAKQAAKQAAKRAWGVRAAWLALALLAALYCGWRFAAASPLETNLLALLPATEADPVAEKAVDTLAGALGDRTVLLVTSRDDAHAKAAAKQLGASLQKSGAFASVTAELPPFDLSQIAALYLPYRFGLLAPADRSALASASATTLHDLLARRIYSPLQGGLSTQLADDPFGWLERWLGNLPLATSNLEVEDSLLVSHRHDAQGDTTSVLIVATLPGSAYETKTQQAVRAALADAQSSLRQTFPDVSLARTGAVFYAEAARSASEREVHIIGIASLCGIALLMTWVFRSPRLLLLGFVSTALGIVCALAATLLVFGKLHLLTLVFGASLIGEAVDYSIQYFVVYLGAGRDWEARRGARTVRPALSVALATSLLGYAILIWVPFPALKQIACFAMVGITTAFASVLSLLPALLTRAPKRSPQRVFAGAARLLARWQQALGGKRAWLVAALLLIAAVPGWLRLTSDDDVHLLIQRDASLVAQEDTVRAAVGVDNSAQFFVVRGATQEAVLQRAEALGAKLDALNGTADSVGGYQSVAQFVPSAQRQHDDRALLAQHAFHDPAALRATLLQAGFKDEVADAWLAAFAKPAAPLTVERWLAAPWSQPYRHLWLGAVGSDRANPAHAPAGYAAVVIPQGVTPRNEPALIALAHGLPGIVFVDKAASVSKLFGAYRVDTGWWLGGALALVCALLMLRYGARGGIATTLPVLLALGVALAVFGYAGVPLNLFNWLALMLVLGVGANYAVFLREGCSRADANLGAVWTGVLLSAATALLSFGMLGISAMPALRSFGTTLALGIAVAVLLAPIGMPSESRRAA, from the coding sequence ATGGCGGTGCCGCAGCAGCGAGCCGCGAAACAGGCCGCGAAACAAGCCGCAAAGCGCGCATGGGGCGTGCGTGCCGCATGGCTCGCGCTCGCGCTGCTGGCGGCGCTCTATTGCGGCTGGCGCTTCGCGGCAGCGTCGCCGCTCGAAACCAATCTGCTCGCACTGCTGCCCGCAACCGAAGCGGACCCGGTCGCCGAAAAAGCGGTCGACACGCTCGCCGGCGCGCTGGGCGACCGCACCGTGTTGCTCGTCACGAGCCGCGACGATGCACACGCGAAAGCGGCCGCGAAGCAACTGGGTGCGTCGTTGCAAAAGAGCGGCGCATTCGCATCGGTGACGGCCGAGTTGCCGCCATTCGACCTGTCACAGATCGCGGCGCTGTACCTGCCGTATCGCTTTGGCCTGCTCGCGCCGGCCGATCGCAGCGCGCTCGCGAGCGCCAGCGCAACGACGCTGCACGACCTGCTCGCGCGACGCATCTATAGCCCGCTGCAAGGCGGCCTCAGCACCCAGCTCGCCGACGATCCGTTCGGTTGGCTCGAACGCTGGCTCGGCAATCTGCCGCTCGCGACGTCGAATCTCGAAGTCGAGGACAGCCTGCTCGTGTCGCATCGTCACGACGCGCAGGGCGACACGACCAGCGTGCTGATCGTCGCGACGCTGCCCGGCTCCGCCTACGAAACGAAGACGCAGCAGGCGGTGCGCGCGGCGCTCGCCGATGCGCAAAGCAGCTTGCGTCAGACGTTCCCCGACGTATCGCTGGCGCGCACCGGCGCCGTGTTCTATGCCGAGGCCGCGCGCAGCGCATCCGAACGCGAAGTGCACATCATCGGTATCGCGTCGCTGTGCGGCATCGCGCTGCTGATGACGTGGGTGTTCCGCTCGCCGCGTCTATTGCTGCTTGGCTTCGTATCGACAGCGCTCGGCATCGTCTGCGCGCTCGCGGCCACGCTGCTGGTGTTCGGCAAGCTGCATCTGCTGACGCTCGTGTTCGGTGCGAGCCTGATCGGCGAGGCGGTCGACTATTCGATCCAGTATTTCGTCGTCTACCTCGGCGCGGGCCGCGACTGGGAGGCGCGGCGCGGCGCGCGCACGGTGCGGCCCGCGCTCAGCGTTGCGCTCGCGACGAGTCTGCTCGGCTACGCGATCCTGATCTGGGTGCCGTTCCCCGCGTTGAAGCAGATCGCGTGTTTCGCGATGGTGGGCATTACGACTGCGTTCGCGTCGGTGCTGTCGCTGCTGCCCGCGCTGCTCACGCGCGCGCCCAAGCGCAGCCCGCAACGCGTGTTCGCGGGCGCGGCGCGGCTGCTCGCGCGCTGGCAGCAGGCGCTCGGCGGCAAACGCGCGTGGCTGGTCGCGGCGCTGCTGCTGATCGCGGCGGTGCCCGGCTGGCTGCGTTTGACGAGCGACGACGACGTTCATCTGCTGATCCAGCGCGACGCGTCGCTGGTCGCGCAGGAAGACACGGTGCGCGCAGCGGTCGGCGTCGATAACAGCGCGCAGTTTTTCGTCGTGCGCGGCGCGACCCAGGAAGCGGTGCTGCAACGCGCCGAAGCGCTCGGCGCGAAGCTCGATGCGCTGAACGGCACCGCGGATAGCGTCGGCGGCTATCAGTCGGTCGCGCAGTTCGTACCGTCCGCGCAGCGTCAGCACGACGATCGCGCGCTGCTCGCGCAGCACGCGTTCCACGATCCGGCCGCGTTGCGCGCGACGCTGCTGCAAGCCGGCTTCAAGGACGAAGTCGCCGATGCGTGGCTCGCCGCGTTCGCGAAGCCGGCAGCGCCGCTCACCGTCGAGCGCTGGCTCGCGGCGCCCTGGTCGCAGCCGTATCGGCATCTGTGGCTCGGCGCGGTGGGATCGGACCGGGCGAACCCAGCGCATGCGCCAGCAGGCTACGCCGCCGTTGTGATCCCGCAAGGCGTGACGCCGCGCAACGAGCCCGCGCTGATCGCGCTCGCACACGGCTTACCCGGCATCGTGTTCGTCGACAAGGCCGCGAGCGTGTCGAAGCTGTTCGGCGCGTATCGCGTGGACACCGGCTGGTGGTTGGGCGGCGCGCTCGCGCTGGTGTGCGCGCTGCTGATGCTGCGCTACGGCGCCCGCGGCGGTATCGCGACGACTTTGCCCGTGCTGCTCGCGCTCGGCGTCGCGTTGGCGGTGTTCGGTTATGCGGGCGTGCCGCTCAATCTGTTCAACTGGCTCGCGCTGATGCTGGTGCTCGGCGTCGGCGCAAACTATGCGGTGTTTCTGCGCGAAGGCTGTTCGCGCGCGGATGCGAATCTCGGCGCGGTGTGGACCGGCGTGTTGCTGTCGGCGGCCACCGCGTTGTTGTCGTTCGGCATGCTCGGCATCAGCGCGATGCCCGCGCTCAGAAGCTTCGGCACGACGCTCGCGCTCGGCATCGCGGTCGCGGTGCTGCTTGCGCCTATCGGCATGCCATCGGAATCACGGAGGGCGGCATGA
- a CDS encoding acyl-CoA thioesterase: MSDAAKLNQALTASATLEVPFHDVDAMNVCWHGNYLKYFEMGRAALLRAFDYDYREMRASGYLWPIVEAHLKYVRPAVYGQTLEVRAQLLEYENRLKIGYEIVDCASGTRLTKGYTIQVAVDAATEELQFVSPPVVFDKLGRVWGR, encoded by the coding sequence ATGAGCGACGCCGCGAAACTGAACCAGGCGCTGACTGCCAGCGCGACGCTCGAAGTGCCGTTTCACGACGTCGACGCGATGAACGTGTGCTGGCACGGCAATTATCTGAAGTACTTCGAGATGGGCCGCGCGGCGCTGCTGCGCGCGTTCGACTACGACTATCGCGAGATGCGGGCGTCCGGCTATCTATGGCCGATCGTCGAGGCGCATCTGAAATACGTACGGCCCGCCGTGTACGGACAGACGCTCGAAGTGCGCGCCCAACTGCTCGAATACGAAAACCGCCTGAAAATAGGCTATGAAATCGTCGATTGCGCGTCGGGCACGCGACTCACGAAGGGCTATACGATCCAGGTCGCCGTCGATGCCGCCACCGAGGAATTGCAGTTCGTGTCGCCGCCGGTCGTATTCGACAAGCTGGGGCGTGTATGGGGACGATGA
- a CDS encoding beta-ketoacyl-ACP synthase, with translation MKRVVITGMGGVTAFGDSWDAVETRLKRGENAVRRMPEWDYFASLHTRLACPLPEFTTPAHYPRKKVRSMGPVSLYSVRASELALADAGLADDTSIADGRMGVAYGSSSGSVQPIRAFGTMLETGSMSNVTSNSYVQMMPHTTAVNVSLFWDLKGRIIPTSCACASGSQAIGYAYEAIQSGKQTLMLAGGAEELSGPAVAVFDALYATSTRNGEPHLTPRPFDAARDGLVVGEGAATLVLEEYEHALARGARIHAEVVGFGCNSDGAHMTQPTADTMALAMQLALRDAQLPPEAIAYVNAHGTSTDRGDMAESHATARTFGARMPISSLKSYVGHTLGACGAIEAWWTIEMMKRNWYVPTLNLENVDPACAPLDYIVGGAREIDAEYVMSNNFAFGGINTSLIFRRVR, from the coding sequence ATGAAGCGCGTCGTCATTACCGGCATGGGCGGCGTGACCGCGTTCGGCGATAGCTGGGACGCGGTCGAAACCCGCCTGAAACGCGGCGAGAACGCGGTGCGGCGCATGCCCGAGTGGGACTACTTCGCGTCACTGCATACGCGGCTCGCGTGTCCGCTGCCCGAGTTCACCACCCCCGCGCATTACCCGCGCAAGAAGGTGCGCTCGATGGGCCCGGTATCGCTGTACTCGGTGCGCGCGAGCGAACTCGCGCTCGCCGACGCGGGCCTTGCCGACGACACCAGCATCGCCGACGGCCGCATGGGCGTCGCGTACGGGTCGTCGTCGGGTTCCGTGCAGCCGATCCGCGCGTTCGGCACGATGCTCGAAACCGGCTCGATGAGCAACGTCACGTCGAACAGCTACGTGCAGATGATGCCGCACACCACGGCCGTCAACGTGAGCCTGTTCTGGGATCTGAAAGGCCGCATCATCCCGACCTCGTGTGCATGCGCGTCGGGCAGCCAGGCGATCGGCTACGCGTACGAGGCGATCCAGTCCGGCAAGCAGACGCTGATGCTGGCAGGCGGCGCGGAAGAGTTGTCGGGCCCGGCGGTCGCCGTGTTCGACGCACTGTACGCGACCAGCACGCGCAACGGCGAGCCGCATCTCACGCCGCGTCCGTTCGATGCCGCGCGCGACGGCCTCGTGGTCGGCGAGGGCGCGGCGACGCTGGTGCTCGAAGAATACGAGCACGCGCTGGCGCGCGGCGCACGGATTCACGCGGAGGTCGTCGGCTTCGGCTGCAACTCGGACGGCGCGCACATGACGCAACCGACCGCCGACACGATGGCGCTCGCGATGCAACTGGCGCTGCGCGACGCTCAATTGCCGCCCGAGGCGATTGCCTATGTGAACGCGCACGGCACGTCGACCGATCGCGGCGACATGGCCGAAAGCCATGCGACCGCGCGGACCTTCGGCGCGCGCATGCCGATCAGCTCGCTGAAAAGCTATGTCGGCCACACGCTCGGCGCGTGCGGCGCGATCGAGGCGTGGTGGACGATCGAGATGATGAAGCGCAACTGGTACGTGCCGACGCTGAATCTCGAGAACGTCGATCCGGCCTGCGCGCCGCTCGACTACATCGTCGGCGGCGCACGCGAGATCGACGCCGAGTACGTGATGAGCAACAACTTCGCGTTCGGCGGCATCAACACGTCGCTGATTTTCCGGCGCGTTCGATGA
- a CDS encoding HAL/PAL/TAL family ammonia-lyase, with amino-acid sequence MAEHDLNDVRPACGVANADVAAHADCTPIVVGARRLTIEEVVAIARRRASVALSDDPAWRARIERGAAFLRRQLAAGATVYGVNTGYGDACVVDVPMALVEALPLQLTRYHGCGMGAYLDDAQTLAVIAARLNSLAYGFSGVRTVLLERLAALINHRVLPRIPSEGSVGASGDLTPLSYVAAALAGERDVQYAGGLRAARDVWTELGVEPLTLAPKEGLALMNGTAVMTGLACLAVVRAEHLTRLAARLTALSTVALDGRAAHFDATLFEVKPHAGQAEAAAWIRADLAGRADTPGHRLQDRYSIRCAPHVIGVARDALGWVRRDVENELNSANDNPLVDPDNERILHGGNFYGGHIAFAMDALKVAVANLADLMDRQLALLVDVNFNNGLPRNLSGAAPERAAINHGFKAVQISSSAWTAEALKNTMPASVFSRSTEAHNQDKVSMGTIAARDCLRVLELTEQVAAAHTLATVQAVHLRLRIDSATPVPAPLRAFVDDVGARSPFVAEDRALEGELRALTARIAGCELLDRDDYREGANA; translated from the coding sequence ATGGCCGAACATGATCTGAACGATGTGCGGCCCGCATGCGGTGTGGCGAATGCCGACGTCGCCGCTCATGCCGATTGCACGCCGATCGTCGTCGGTGCACGCCGGCTGACGATCGAGGAGGTCGTCGCGATTGCGCGACGGCGGGCCTCTGTCGCGCTGAGCGACGATCCCGCATGGCGCGCGCGCATCGAGCGCGGCGCCGCGTTCCTGCGCCGCCAGTTGGCCGCCGGCGCGACCGTGTACGGCGTCAACACTGGGTACGGCGACGCCTGCGTGGTCGATGTGCCGATGGCGCTCGTCGAGGCGTTGCCGCTGCAACTGACGCGGTATCACGGCTGCGGCATGGGCGCCTATCTCGACGACGCGCAAACGCTCGCGGTGATCGCCGCGCGCCTCAATTCCCTCGCCTATGGCTTTTCGGGCGTGCGTACGGTGCTGCTCGAACGCCTCGCGGCCTTGATCAATCATCGCGTGTTGCCACGCATTCCGTCCGAGGGTTCGGTCGGCGCGAGCGGCGATCTGACGCCGCTGTCGTACGTGGCGGCCGCGCTCGCGGGCGAGCGCGACGTGCAGTACGCCGGCGGGTTGCGCGCGGCGCGCGACGTGTGGACGGAGTTGGGTGTCGAGCCGCTGACGCTCGCGCCGAAGGAAGGCCTCGCGCTGATGAACGGCACGGCCGTGATGACCGGCCTCGCCTGTCTCGCGGTGGTGCGCGCGGAGCACCTGACGCGGCTTGCCGCGCGTTTGACCGCGCTGTCGACCGTCGCGCTCGACGGCCGCGCCGCGCACTTCGACGCGACGCTGTTCGAGGTGAAGCCGCACGCGGGCCAGGCCGAAGCGGCCGCGTGGATCCGCGCCGATCTGGCCGGCCGCGCCGACACGCCCGGGCATCGCCTGCAGGACCGCTATTCGATTCGCTGCGCGCCGCACGTGATCGGCGTCGCGCGCGATGCGCTCGGCTGGGTGCGCCGCGACGTCGAAAACGAGCTGAACAGCGCGAACGACAATCCGCTCGTCGATCCCGACAACGAACGCATTTTGCACGGCGGCAACTTCTATGGCGGCCATATCGCGTTCGCGATGGATGCGCTGAAAGTCGCCGTCGCGAATCTGGCGGATCTGATGGACCGGCAGCTCGCGTTGCTCGTCGATGTCAACTTCAACAACGGCTTGCCGCGCAATCTGTCGGGCGCGGCGCCCGAACGCGCCGCGATCAATCACGGCTTCAAGGCCGTGCAGATTTCGTCGTCCGCATGGACCGCCGAGGCGCTGAAGAACACGATGCCCGCGAGCGTGTTTTCGCGCTCGACCGAGGCGCACAATCAGGACAAGGTCAGCATGGGCACGATCGCCGCGCGCGATTGCCTGCGCGTGCTCGAATTGACGGAGCAGGTCGCCGCCGCGCACACGCTCGCGACGGTGCAGGCCGTGCATTTGCGCTTGCGCATCGACAGTGCGACACCGGTGCCCGCGCCGCTGCGCGCGTTTGTCGACGACGTCGGCGCGCGCTCGCCGTTCGTCGCCGAGGACCGCGCGCTCGAAGGCGAGTTGCGCGCGTTGACCGCGCGCATTGCCGGGTGCGAACTGCTGGACAGGGACGACTATCGCGAGGGAGCCAACGCATGA
- a CDS encoding 3-ketoacyl-ACP reductase FabG2, with protein sequence MSRRVLVTGASRGIGRAIAYKLAADGFAVTVHCRTGRSEADAVATGIAAQGGIARVLQFDVRERAACREALEADLAAHGPYYGIVCSAGVTRDAAFPALTEEDWDVVIETGLDAFYNVVHPLTMPMVRARQGGRIVTIASVSGVMGNRGQVNYSAAKAGLIGASKALAVELASRNITVNCVAPGLIETGMLEQMTLDHALKTVPMNRVGQPAEVASVVSFLMSDGASYLTRQVIGVNGGMI encoded by the coding sequence ATGAGCCGGCGAGTTCTCGTTACCGGCGCAAGCCGCGGCATCGGCCGCGCGATTGCGTACAAGTTGGCCGCCGACGGCTTCGCCGTGACCGTGCATTGCCGCACGGGACGCAGCGAAGCCGATGCGGTCGCGACGGGCATCGCCGCGCAGGGCGGCATCGCGCGGGTGCTGCAATTCGACGTGCGCGAGCGCGCCGCGTGCCGCGAGGCGCTCGAGGCGGACCTGGCCGCGCACGGTCCCTACTACGGCATCGTGTGCAGCGCGGGCGTCACGCGCGACGCCGCGTTCCCGGCGCTCACCGAAGAAGACTGGGACGTCGTGATCGAAACCGGCCTCGACGCGTTCTACAACGTCGTGCATCCGCTGACGATGCCGATGGTGCGCGCGCGCCAGGGCGGACGCATCGTGACGATCGCGTCGGTGTCGGGGGTCATGGGCAATCGCGGCCAGGTCAACTACAGCGCGGCGAAGGCCGGACTCATCGGCGCGAGCAAGGCGCTCGCGGTCGAGCTCGCGTCGCGCAATATCACCGTCAATTGCGTCGCGCCGGGGTTGATCGAAACCGGCATGCTCGAACAGATGACGCTCGATCACGCGCTGAAGACCGTGCCGATGAACCGGGTCGGCCAGCCGGCCGAGGTCGCGTCGGTCGTGAGCTTTCTGATGTCGGATGGCGCGTCGTACCTGACGCGCCAGGTGATCGGCGTGAACGGCGGGATGATCTGA
- a CDS encoding outer membrane lipoprotein carrier protein LolA translates to MGTMNRRALTVVVSRLARVIGVMGVLALPAGSAAAATASNPAPTNETANSAASNANAALVSQIAAHLAQPKGVRARFTQTQTLAAMKQPLVSNGTLLFFRERGVIWQIDTPYKATYVITDANVAQLDASGHRVSTHSAQATRGVAQVSKMMRAMLGGDLSALYSQFDVSAEGNATQWRMRLTPNQPQLAQSIKGLDMSGGDYLQSLRITLANGDVTKLEFADSTAVAEPTPDERSLFGAP, encoded by the coding sequence ATGGGGACGATGAATCGCCGTGCGCTGACAGTCGTCGTGTCGCGGCTCGCGCGGGTGATCGGCGTGATGGGGGTGCTCGCATTGCCCGCGGGGTCGGCCGCTGCGGCTACCGCAAGCAACCCAGCCCCGACCAACGAGACCGCCAACAGTGCCGCCAGCAACGCCAACGCCGCGCTGGTCTCGCAGATCGCCGCGCATCTCGCGCAACCCAAGGGCGTGCGCGCGCGATTCACGCAGACGCAGACGCTCGCCGCGATGAAGCAGCCGCTCGTCAGCAACGGCACGTTGCTGTTCTTCCGCGAGCGCGGTGTGATCTGGCAGATCGACACGCCCTACAAGGCCACCTACGTGATCACCGACGCTAACGTCGCGCAGCTCGACGCCAGCGGCCATCGCGTCAGCACGCATAGCGCGCAGGCCACGCGCGGCGTCGCGCAGGTGTCGAAGATGATGCGCGCGATGCTCGGCGGCGATCTGTCGGCGCTGTACTCGCAGTTCGACGTGAGCGCCGAAGGCAACGCCACGCAATGGCGCATGCGACTCACGCCGAATCAACCGCAGCTCGCGCAGTCGATCAAGGGCCTCGACATGAGCGGCGGCGATTATCTGCAAAGCCTGCGCATCACGCTCGCGAACGGCGACGTGACGAAGCTCGAGTTCGCCGACAGCACGGCCGTCGCCGAGCCGACGCCGGACGAGCGCAGCCTGTTCGGAGCACCGTGA